DNA sequence from the Sediminibacillus dalangtanensis genome:
GAAGTCCAACAACATGATGGTGGAAAAACAATCATCGCCAAAGATGCGATCGGTGTTGTCTCCGCCATATCACCATGGAACTATCCGATATCCCTTTCCACCATAAAAATCGCTCCCGCTTTGCTGGCAGGTAACACCATGGTCTTGAAACCTAGCCCACTGGCTCCGCTAGCCGTTAGTGTGGTAACCGAAATCATTGCAGATGCTTTTCCGCCAGGGGTGCTGAATTTAGTACATGGTGAGGCGGATGTCGGTGTGGAACTTACTTCCAATCCTAAAGTTGCCAAGATAGCCTTTACTGGCGGCACGGAAACGGCGAAGCATATTATGAAAGCTGCTGCTGAGACAATCAAGCACATGACCTTGGAATTGGGAGGGAATGATGCCGCGATTGTTCTGAAGGATTTTGATGTAAATGATGAAAAAGCCATGCGCCGTCTTGTCATATCCAACTTTCTTACCGCTGGGCAAATATGCATGATTGCCAAGCGCGTGTATGTTGACCGGTCCATCTATGAACAATTTGTCGAGAAATATATTGAAGCAGCCAATAAATGGATACGGGTGGGGGACCCATTTGGTAAAGATACGACTATCGGCTCGGTGAATAATAAAAAGCAGATGGAGTTTGTTCAAAGTCTGGTGGATGATGCCAAAGACAAAGGCGCCAAAGTAGTAAAGCTTGGCAAAATTCTCGATCAGGATTTGTACGAAAAAGGGTACTTTATGCAGCCTACTGTAGTACTGGGTGCCGGATATGATGATCCAATCGTGGTAGAAGAGCAATTTGGCCCTACTGTACCTATACTGCCATTTGATGATGATCAGCATGCAATCAATTTGGCGAACGATAGTATTTTTGGCCTGACCAGCTCGGTTTGGGGAGAAGAAGAGCATGCCGTGAAAGTTGCCAAACATATTCAAGCAGGAACGACGATGATCAATACAGCAGCAGTCCAGGGGCTCGATGTCCGTTTTCCATTTGGCGGTGTAAAACAGTCTGGCATGGGACGTGAATATGGAAAAGAAGGGATTCTTGCCTACACCGATACACATGTCATAAACATACCCGATGAACGCGATCTTCCATATATTCCCGAATAAGGAGGAAAAGTGATGGAAAGCCAACGTGCAAAAGCGATCAGACAGTCACAAGATTTAATCAAGGTTACCTATCAGGGAAATCCTGTTTACATTCAAGAAATCGACGAACAGAACGGAACCGCACAGGTATATGTCCTGGAGGATCCATCACGTCAGCAAAACGTAGCAATTGAACAGCTCCAGGAAAGCTAGTCGGTCTTAAAGCTTGTAGAGAAACGGTTTCGTTTTTCTGCAAGCTTTTTTTATACTACCCCTCGAAGAGAAGACTCCGAAAAATTACTAGCTACGAGAATACTCCCAACACTGCTCCATTATTTCTACCAAAAACGAAACCGATCGATACCAAAAAACGTAAATTGGTTATAACAAAAATAGGGCAGGTGATCCATTTGCAAGGATTGCTGGTAGAAGAGGTTTCCGTAGAAATAAACCGGGAACAAATCTTGCAACATATTTCATTCCAATTGAAACCTGGGACCATCACCGCATTAGTGGGTCATAATGGA
Encoded proteins:
- a CDS encoding aldehyde dehydrogenase family protein — encoded protein: MTDKQIVIDAIINGEKFKAEKQAPRENPARPDEVVGYAPINTREDTVRAIDAAHDAFPSWAESDMQDRIKRMRTAIQNIKDRTPEIAELLSREHGKPLYDSKGEIGVSLAWMEFACDNVAEVLENEVQQHDGGKTIIAKDAIGVVSAISPWNYPISLSTIKIAPALLAGNTMVLKPSPLAPLAVSVVTEIIADAFPPGVLNLVHGEADVGVELTSNPKVAKIAFTGGTETAKHIMKAAAETIKHMTLELGGNDAAIVLKDFDVNDEKAMRRLVISNFLTAGQICMIAKRVYVDRSIYEQFVEKYIEAANKWIRVGDPFGKDTTIGSVNNKKQMEFVQSLVDDAKDKGAKVVKLGKILDQDLYEKGYFMQPTVVLGAGYDDPIVVEEQFGPTVPILPFDDDQHAINLANDSIFGLTSSVWGEEEHAVKVAKHIQAGTTMINTAAVQGLDVRFPFGGVKQSGMGREYGKEGILAYTDTHVINIPDERDLPYIPE
- a CDS encoding H-type small acid-soluble spore protein, giving the protein MESQRAKAIRQSQDLIKVTYQGNPVYIQEIDEQNGTAQVYVLEDPSRQQNVAIEQLQES